TACCACAACGCATGGTAATGCACTACTTTACATTATATTGAGCTGTGTTCATTATTTGGTTCATTTCTCTGCATtagcagtagggatgagcgagaatgctctGCCATTCTGgccaaaatttcctcgaacttcagatggtttcgcaaaattttgtcgaatctaggaaattttaacaggaggattcgcagggaatccattctttcattgagaagatgtgtgatccctggcactagaggttaattaacctctagtcctggggatattctcaataaatgcggctgCCTcgggccacattcattgagaagatgtgtgatcactggcactagaggttatttgaCCTTTAGTCCCGGAGatattctcaataaatgtggccgcctcggccgcattcattgaaaagatgtgtgatccctggcactagaggttaataaacctctaatgCTGCGGATCGcacacttaaaaagaaaaaaaaatgaatgggaccTGGATCGGAGAATTTACACCCGCCATTCTCacttaaaattcggtaagcgagaatggccaaatttgccacaagatcgagttttaaaataTCGCTCACTCATTCCTAGTTAACAGCTCTTTCAAAATGAATAGCAATATATGCACATGACACAATATTGCAAAGCATCTAAATGGAAAAGTGTGAATGagcattaaaaatattaagtCAGTTTTTTAGATTCAGTTTTATCAGTGAGTAACTTTTACAAGTTTGTCTTTCTAGTGAAGGATGAACAGATGTTCCCAATGGGTAATTGGTCAATATTGTTGGagcaccactgtacacatgtcagacttTTACCCGAGACAAGCACAGCCATTTGTTGTGCCAATTTGAGGGAAGCCATTTACCTTACCAATATATTTTGGGTACATCGGAGATAATGCATAGAAACATGGTGAGAACATACTATACTTTGTGTCCTTGCTGAGATTCTTActtatatatatgattatatataataaatgatcatATGATATATGATCATAAACTGAGATTCCTTTACCAATGGCATTTTGAGGTCAAAAAGTATTGGTTTATGTATGTATGGTAATAAATACGAAAACTAAACCAACTCTTTGATGGCATGATGTTTTTATTCAGAGGCGGCATCACAATACAGAGAACAGATACGACTTTCAATTCTTCAAAGATATCCATTGAAAAATAAGGGAGATCCTAGAAGCTCctgcaatccaatgtttgttgaACCGTTATTGAAGATAATAAAACCCAAGGACTGTCATAGAAGCAGAGTTGACCAGACCCTTGAAAAAGAAGGCTCcagcacaaaaattaaaaatctttttgagAGAACCAGTTCTATGCAAACACATGTTATTCTATTGATAGGAATGCCGGGTACTGGTAAGACTATGATGGCACACAGGATCTGCTACCAGTGGGCACGAGGAGAATTCAGTCAACATACACTAACCTTTCTCTTTGAATTTCGGCAGCTGAATCGGGTCAGTAGGTATGTTACACTCAGAGAGCTTTTGTTCAACTTGTTTCTGATGCCTGATCTGAATTTAGAAGAAGtgtttgaatttattattaaaaacccTCAAAAGGTACTCATCATATTCGATGGGCTGGATGAATTTGTAGGACAATTCAATGAAAGTCCTCCGAACTCTACACTTGAAGTTGACCAAATGACCTCTATTTCTGATTTGTTTACATGTATGCTTTATGGGACAGTCCTGCAAGGATGTACTATTGTAGTTACCTGCAGATCTAAACTATTTAGCAGTCTTCCTTTAGATATTATCAACCACATTGCCGAGGTCCTgggatttaataaagaaaaagttcaACAATATGTTGATGATTTCTTTATTACGAATGCACTGAAAGAAAAAGTACTACTTCATTTAGAAGACAATAGCAAGTTGATGCACCTGTGTTTTGTTCCTGCATTGTGCCACATTGTATGTGTTTGCCTGGAGCACCTTTTAAACACTTCTGTAAAGTCAGATCTTCCTCAGACAATTACAcagttttatttagaaatgttaaagaTTTTTATCCAGAAAAGAAAGGCATCATGGACAGACGAGGCGACATTACTGAACACTCTTAGGCCACTGATCTTTGAATTGGCACATTTAGCACACGATGGACTTGATCAAAACAAAACCATCTTTTACGCTGGAGAAGTCTCAGAAGACATAAAGGAATTTGCTTCGGACCATGGACTGCTTTCGGTTTTTGAAGTCAAGAGGTTTGAAAGTAGTATGGATTTGGGTTATTCTTTTGTGCACCTTAGCTCTCAGGagttttttgctgctttatattTGATGGCCAATAGTAAAGTAACACCAGTCTCACTACAGAAAAGACTTACTTTAAAATCAAAGTGGAATTTTAAATTCAAGACAAAGGAAGATCTTACCGATCAATTTCATATATTCCTTTCTGGTCTATCATCTAAGGATTGTCAACCATTTCTTCTCATGTTGTCAGAATGGAATGAAATTTTGATCCAAAAGAAGCAAGAAACCATTCTAGTATCTCTAGCAAAGATGGCGGACACTCAACTAACAGGGCCCAAGATAGTTGAGTTGTGTCACTGCATTTATGAAACTCAAGATCAGAAATTAGCAAAGCACGTTGGAAAATATTTGGCTCAAAAGTATGATCTGAAAAAATTTAGGATCACCCCAGTAGATATGACAGCTGTGCTGTTTGTGGTGAAACATGGATCATGTATGGTTTCCTTAGATTTTTCAGGATGTCCTATGGAGCTGGAATGCTTGGAAGTTCTTGGATCATTTGAAAAAGTGGAAAGTTTAAGGTAATGGCAATGTCCCAactcaacataaaaaatgtatctgaatagattgtaagctcttctagaaGTCCTCTCCtctccctgtgtcactgtctgtatctgtctgtaacccgaaaccccctatttaatgtacagcgctgcctaatttgttggcgctatacaaatacatcttcttcttattattattaataataataataataatattaatattgatatatgaCTTTTTTCTGGGCAAAGAGGCAGGCTACAAATAATCTGCACTGTCCAGGAAGCTTGTGTACCTTTTTAAAGCTCTAGCAGTAGATATAGCTTACCAAATTGGTGGTTCCAGTTATCATTGCAGGAAAAGCACTTTGCATAGTCTTCCTTGCTTAGCAATTCCCCCATTGTTTCTATCTTGCTGTCCTGGATAAATCATGCATAGGCTAATTGTGATGAAATCTGATGAAACAATTGGTTATGGAGTAAATATGAAAGGAAattaaattcaattaaattaaaGGGAGTTCTGAGTTGTGATCAGACTAGGCATGTAAGTATCTATGAAAAGTACACAAACTCTACCATCTGTACAAACAATCAACAGATAAAACTGATCAAAATTTTAAATGAGACATTTACATGACTTGTACATCAGTATGCAAGATTTTATatcttatcagttacattgtcaAAGCTCAACAAATGCCCtgttgtaaataaacattttgatccctcaggacaaattaaaaacattattttttactgtagttTTTAAAGAGTGCAATACAGTTTTCTACCTAAGACAATCAAAAATCCCTGTTCAATATGAccacaaaaatcatatttaaaaatatataaaaatataaaaaggtatattGCGTAGAGTTTGTAAAATTTCCTGGACAACTTCAGAAATGATCCAGTAAAGATTAGCATTTATATAGCTTAAAACATATAGGCAGAAAACAAGAGCATCGTGTGTGGCAATTGgcatttcagatttgctgcatATCTAAGGCAAAAACGATTAAGACACCAAAAATGTAGCATTCATCATGCACAAAAAAATACTGTTGTTGGTAACATATTGggcaacatatttattaaagctctccaaggctggtgaaaatAGACAttggttaacaaatgttttattaccatACCAAGTttgttcacccaggttctcacataatAGTCTTCCTCactattggagagctttaaaaaatcaggctcattgacttTTCTAATGTCTATCCATTTGTGTCctggaaaatgcagcaaaatgcaaaacatttacatgcatCCAAAGCCAATGTGACCttcttttcaaaatgttattataacTTGTAGATAATTAGCATTCAGTACTGAAAAGCGCATCTAGAATAGATTTATAACACTTTTTCTTatggtttgtttttcttttagtttcaaAAGCAAAAGTTATGGTAATGAATTTGCACACGCACTTTGCCCGGTGATTGCTGGTATGAAACATCTGAAGAAGATCAGGTACCGTACCTTGTAACCTGTTTGTGCATTGCTTAGCAAACCCACTGCTAAATGCTGCTCTAttcactgaaaaaagaaagatgaagtCTTCTGTTAATCATGAATAAGATCCAGAAAAGCTTTCTGTAAAAGTACAGAAGGTTGCTGTAGATAATACTTTTGATGATTAATCGTAGATAGAGTTGTCTTGGTTTAGAAATTAAGTTTTCACTTCCTGCATGCACAGAACTGCCCAGAATGATGCATATCAGTACCATGCTAGGAGGAAACTTGGTTGTAAAAGTTTGGAAGAAAACTCTATCTTCAGTTAGTTGTTAATCTAAAGcagcttgtgtttttttgttcatttttttataagtttttctGGATCTGTACACTGTATACTAGAAAAAAAGAACTATCCCTGAATGATAATCGCCTATTTCCTTTACATAAATTTAAGGAATCTCCCTGCAAAACTCGATATTTCAATttctaatttttcaatttttggggggtttagtcCAATTATTTAAGATTCTAACGTGGTAGTAGACACTTTTTAGGATGACGGTGTTGCAActtctttgaaaataatttttattgagatattccaAGAATTACATGACAATTAAATGGCATGTTACACAATGTAcgaaaaaccaatatgaaaatAACGTCCTGAGAAAACACAagccaaatacacaaacacattaagataatgcaatgatggaatagtaaaataaagagaaaccccagtatctcagttttttatatttatt
The genomic region above belongs to Pyxicephalus adspersus chromosome 9, UCB_Pads_2.0, whole genome shotgun sequence and contains:
- the LOC140338556 gene encoding protein NLRC5-like; its protein translation is MFVEPLLKIIKPKDCHRSRVDQTLEKEGSSTKIKNLFERTSSMQTHVILLIGMPGTGKTMMAHRICYQWARGEFSQHTLTFLFEFRQLNRVSRYVTLRELLFNLFLMPDLNLEEVFEFIIKNPQKVLIIFDGLDEFVGQFNESPPNSTLEVDQMTSISDLFTCMLYGTVLQGCTIVVTCRSKLFSSLPLDIINHIAEVLGFNKEKVQQYVDDFFITNALKEKVLLHLEDNSKLMHLCFVPALCHIVCVCLEHLLNTSVKSDLPQTITQFYLEMLKIFIQKRKASWTDEATLLNTLRPLIFELAHLAHDGLDQNKTIFYAGEVSEDIKEFASDHGLLSVFEVKRFESSMDLGYSFVHLSSQEFFAALYLMANSKVTPVSLQKRLTLKSKWNFKFKTKEDLTDQFHIFLSGLSSKDCQPFLLMLSEWNEILIQKKQETILVSLAKMADTQLTGPKIVELCHCIYETQDQKLAKHVGKYLAQKYDLKKFRITPVDMTAVLFVVKHGSCMVSLDFSGCPMELECLEVLGSFEKVESLSFKSKSYGNEFAHALCPVIAGMKHLKKIRLTTGCLTTSVIEAIRRSFPLCHALQEIK